Proteins found in one Maridesulfovibrio sp. genomic segment:
- a CDS encoding LacI family DNA-binding transcriptional regulator: MSTILDVARLAQVSTATVSRVINSPDSVREKTREKVLRAMKMCNYKYNALARGFATKKSNTIGLIIPNINNPVFAESTLGVQEYAEKKQIKVILGNTSYKISQEESLITALRESQVDGLIITTTNPKGEIIKTLINEKVPFVLLFSTVKGGSISAVGVDNYRGGYVATEHLVSLGHRRIGMIAGNFSVTDRSYHRWHGYRQCLKDNDIPYDKELLVQTEYSLAGGKDSIKQLLEQDSPPSAVFCSNDYIALGAIKGAREAGLSLPEDLSIVGFDDMPTASYMVPALTTVRQPAYEMGRRACKLLLQKMKTPGKPEQHMMETKLVVRESTAAVPQEMEAGDRQ; the protein is encoded by the coding sequence GTGAGTACTATTCTTGATGTTGCACGTTTAGCGCAAGTCTCCACCGCCACAGTTTCCCGGGTGATCAATTCCCCTGATTCTGTGCGCGAAAAGACCCGTGAGAAAGTTCTCCGGGCCATGAAGATGTGCAACTATAAATATAATGCTCTAGCACGTGGATTCGCCACCAAGAAGTCCAACACCATCGGACTGATCATCCCCAACATCAATAACCCGGTATTTGCTGAATCCACTCTCGGGGTTCAGGAATATGCCGAGAAAAAGCAGATCAAGGTCATCCTCGGCAACACATCCTACAAAATCTCTCAGGAAGAAAGCCTGATCACAGCCCTGCGGGAAAGTCAGGTGGACGGCCTGATCATCACAACGACCAATCCCAAGGGTGAAATAATCAAGACTCTTATAAATGAGAAAGTCCCGTTTGTTCTCCTTTTCAGCACGGTAAAAGGCGGTTCCATTTCCGCTGTGGGTGTTGATAACTATCGTGGAGGTTACGTTGCCACCGAACATCTCGTATCACTCGGTCACCGCAGGATCGGCATGATCGCGGGCAACTTCTCCGTAACGGACAGATCCTATCACCGCTGGCACGGCTACCGCCAATGCCTCAAAGACAACGACATCCCCTACGATAAAGAATTGCTGGTCCAGACCGAATACTCCCTCGCCGGAGGAAAGGATTCGATCAAACAACTCCTTGAGCAGGACTCTCCGCCCAGCGCGGTTTTCTGCTCCAACGATTATATCGCCCTCGGGGCTATCAAGGGAGCACGGGAAGCAGGTCTTTCCCTGCCCGAAGACCTATCCATAGTAGGTTTTGATGACATGCCCACAGCCTCATACATGGTCCCGGCCCTGACCACAGTCCGTCAGCCCGCTTATGAGATGGGCAGACGCGCCTGTAAGCTTCTACTTCAAAAGATGAAAACTCCGGGCAAACCGGAACAACATATGATGGAAACCAAACTGGTTGTCCGCGAATCCACCGCTGCCGTACCGCAAGAAATGGAAGCCGGGGACAGACAGTAG
- a CDS encoding C4-dicarboxylate TRAP transporter substrate-binding protein, which produces MSFKKTLSVLCAGAVLLLSMSTMCMADDYKLTLKLSHVFSPAEQLSKSMDAVAESIYRKTDGAINIQTFPQAQLPAYKEGVEQVVRGAKFISVEDPSFIGDYVPDFKALYAPMLYRSFDEYVNLTQSDLVKKMEAEAEKQGIKILALDYIYGFRNLITQKVIKTPADLKGMKIRTPGSKSYIDTLTAMGAVATPLPWGETLSAVQQGVVDGLEGSEFTNIGTKVYEGPTKNVANTHHILGTCGVYISTKVWNKIPAKYQKIIAEEFANGATHMVNLLKSQHGGVVKELESYGVKFNEVDGDAFRAALKPLYKEQKGMTPGIYQSIFKELDAMR; this is translated from the coding sequence ATGAGCTTCAAGAAGACCCTTTCCGTGCTTTGCGCAGGAGCTGTCCTGCTTCTGTCCATGAGCACAATGTGCATGGCGGACGATTACAAACTGACCCTGAAACTCAGCCACGTTTTCAGCCCTGCTGAGCAGCTTTCCAAATCCATGGATGCCGTAGCCGAGTCCATCTACAGAAAGACAGACGGCGCAATCAACATCCAGACTTTTCCGCAGGCACAGTTGCCCGCATACAAAGAAGGTGTAGAACAGGTTGTACGCGGAGCTAAATTCATCTCCGTAGAAGATCCTTCCTTCATCGGCGACTATGTTCCCGATTTCAAGGCCCTGTACGCCCCCATGCTTTATCGCAGCTTTGATGAATACGTTAACCTGACCCAGTCCGACCTCGTTAAGAAAATGGAAGCTGAAGCTGAAAAGCAGGGCATCAAAATACTCGCTCTGGACTACATCTACGGTTTTCGTAACCTGATCACCCAGAAAGTCATCAAGACTCCTGCCGACCTCAAGGGCATGAAAATCCGTACCCCCGGTTCCAAATCCTACATCGACACCCTCACCGCCATGGGCGCGGTTGCTACCCCACTGCCCTGGGGCGAAACCCTCTCCGCAGTGCAGCAGGGTGTTGTTGACGGCCTCGAAGGTTCCGAATTCACCAACATCGGCACCAAAGTATACGAAGGCCCCACCAAAAATGTAGCTAACACCCACCACATTCTCGGTACCTGTGGTGTCTACATTTCCACCAAAGTCTGGAATAAAATTCCTGCCAAATACCAGAAGATCATCGCTGAAGAATTCGCCAACGGCGCAACCCACATGGTCAACCTGCTCAAGTCCCAGCACGGCGGCGTGGTTAAGGAGCTGGAATCCTACGGCGTAAAATTCAACGAAGTAGACGGCGACGCTTTTCGCGCAGCCCTCAAACCTCTCTACAAAGAACAAAAAGGTATGACTCCCGGTATTTACCAGTCTATCTTCAAAGAACTCGACGCAATGAGATAA
- a CDS encoding TRAP transporter small permease, giving the protein MSTTASKFVFKNFDFLLSGFFLCITVSVVIVNVGLRYLFQGGLFWAEEVATTAFIWSVFVGSAAAYRYKMHIGIDMISKVGPPIWRRFIAVVIDLLMFIINGYIVYLSILYILANKLKRTPVLDVPAIYVNLALTVGFSLMAVYALAFLYQDLGKLFGKQAEEGE; this is encoded by the coding sequence ATGTCTACTACAGCATCCAAATTTGTTTTTAAGAATTTCGACTTTCTGCTTAGCGGTTTTTTCCTGTGCATCACCGTTTCAGTGGTTATCGTCAATGTCGGGCTGCGCTATCTTTTCCAAGGCGGTCTTTTCTGGGCCGAAGAAGTGGCGACTACCGCATTCATCTGGTCCGTTTTCGTCGGTTCCGCCGCTGCGTACCGTTACAAAATGCATATCGGCATTGATATGATAAGCAAAGTAGGCCCACCCATCTGGCGTAGGTTCATTGCTGTAGTCATCGACCTGCTCATGTTCATCATCAACGGATATATTGTTTATCTCAGTATTCTGTACATTCTGGCAAACAAACTTAAACGTACCCCTGTACTTGACGTTCCCGCCATTTACGTGAATCTGGCACTTACGGTCGGTTTCTCCCTGATGGCTGTCTACGCACTGGCTTTCCTGTATCAGGACTTAGGAAAACTTTTCGGTAAACAGGCAGAAGAAGGAGAATAG
- a CDS encoding TRAP transporter large permease: MITFPVTIVMALYFTSIPIAFALLAAGLAYFTFGDVGTPPDLILQKFITSTASFPLLAIPFFIMAGEIMNFSGISSSLMKMADVLTGHLRGGLAQVNVLLSTLMGGISGSANADAAMQSKIIVPQMTKRGYNTAFATAITAASSAIAPVIPPGINLIIYALIAQVSVAKMFIGGYMPGILMCLALMLTVDFIARKRDYKPSREKMASCREIIKQARESIWGLLLPLGIIAGIRFGVFTPTEAGAMAVLFCVIIGVFFYKQLRWEHFPIIMKNTILGTSSVMLIVIAASVFGQYMSWERIPHQLTHSILAISESPWLILVVINFLLLFLGMFLEGGALLIIVAPLLVPLVKSMGIDPIHFGLIMIVNIMIGGITPPFGSMMFTTCAITGSTVGEFCREIWPFILALLAVLVIVTYMPSVIMFLPNIL; encoded by the coding sequence ATGATTACATTTCCCGTAACCATTGTAATGGCCCTGTACTTCACCAGTATCCCCATTGCATTTGCCCTGCTCGCGGCGGGACTCGCATATTTCACTTTCGGCGATGTAGGCACACCTCCGGACCTGATCCTGCAGAAATTCATAACTTCCACCGCTTCCTTTCCTCTGCTGGCCATTCCTTTTTTCATTATGGCCGGAGAAATTATGAACTTTTCAGGCATCAGCTCCAGCCTGATGAAGATGGCCGACGTTCTCACCGGACACCTGCGCGGCGGTCTGGCTCAGGTTAATGTCCTGCTCTCCACCCTCATGGGCGGAATCTCCGGTTCTGCCAACGCAGACGCAGCCATGCAGTCCAAAATCATTGTCCCGCAAATGACAAAACGCGGCTACAACACTGCTTTCGCAACAGCGATAACCGCTGCTTCTTCGGCCATTGCCCCGGTGATTCCTCCGGGCATCAACCTGATCATTTACGCCCTTATCGCGCAGGTATCAGTGGCCAAGATGTTCATCGGCGGCTACATGCCGGGCATACTCATGTGTTTGGCCCTGATGCTCACTGTAGATTTCATTGCCAGAAAGAGGGATTACAAACCTTCCCGCGAAAAGATGGCCTCCTGCAGGGAAATCATCAAACAGGCTCGAGAATCCATCTGGGGACTTTTGCTTCCGTTAGGCATCATCGCCGGTATCCGGTTTGGTGTTTTCACCCCCACTGAAGCCGGAGCCATGGCTGTTCTGTTCTGCGTCATCATCGGGGTTTTCTTTTATAAGCAGTTGAGATGGGAACATTTTCCCATCATCATGAAGAACACCATTCTGGGCACCAGCTCAGTCATGCTGATTGTTATAGCCGCCTCCGTATTCGGGCAGTACATGAGCTGGGAGCGTATTCCCCATCAACTGACCCATAGTATTCTGGCTATATCAGAATCTCCGTGGCTTATTCTGGTCGTCATTAACTTCCTGCTGCTGTTCCTTGGTATGTTCCTCGAAGGCGGAGCACTGCTGATTATCGTAGCTCCGCTACTGGTTCCGCTGGTTAAAAGCATGGGCATCGATCCCATCCATTTTGGTTTGATTATGATCGTAAATATTATGATCGGAGGTATTACGCCGCCGTTCGGTTCAATGATGTTCACGACCTGTGCAATTACCGGATCAACCGTAGGAGAATTCTGCCGCGAAATATGGCCGTTTATTCTGGCATTGCTAGCTGTTCTGGTAATAGTCACTTATATGCCATCTGTGATCATGTTCCTGCCTAACATTCTCTAG
- a CDS encoding glycerophosphodiester phosphodiesterase family protein, with translation MMLIGHRGCKYPGYNQNTVRAFEKVTSEGVAAIEFDVQLSADQELVIVHNLDLEEVSTGTGEVSSTDSATLKTLFAGDPAQGEDRIPFLGEIFDFFASCPAEKRPAIHMELKGNNTGRKAGELFNEYVVAGKLNISDILVSSFNWNELEAIRKICPEVKIALLDGAIRRNRLLEKTGPEAEQYFAELFAYGNEDYMLPRFSTLNDNLELLDRICPESEIHSKLAQEINDCLSGKYYTEKLLDSAVSMKATSVNLWYRTVSPVFIEKAHARKLAVFVYTANQPEEWIALSDMKVDGIFTDYYAKAARTLADYKI, from the coding sequence ATGATGCTCATCGGCCATAGGGGCTGTAAATACCCCGGATACAACCAAAACACCGTCCGCGCTTTTGAGAAAGTCACTTCCGAAGGAGTTGCGGCCATTGAATTTGATGTCCAGCTCAGCGCAGATCAAGAGCTGGTAATCGTCCATAATCTGGATCTTGAAGAAGTTTCCACTGGGACGGGAGAGGTTTCCAGTACCGATTCCGCCACTCTGAAAACTCTCTTTGCCGGAGACCCGGCGCAAGGTGAAGACCGCATCCCTTTTCTCGGGGAAATATTCGATTTCTTCGCTTCCTGCCCGGCAGAGAAACGTCCGGCAATCCATATGGAATTGAAAGGCAACAATACCGGCCGAAAAGCCGGGGAACTTTTCAATGAATATGTAGTTGCAGGAAAACTCAATATATCCGACATTCTGGTCAGTTCTTTTAACTGGAATGAGCTGGAAGCCATCCGCAAAATCTGTCCCGAAGTCAAGATAGCATTGCTGGATGGAGCCATTCGTCGCAACCGGCTGCTGGAAAAAACCGGACCGGAGGCAGAGCAGTACTTTGCAGAGCTTTTCGCTTACGGCAACGAAGACTATATGCTGCCACGGTTTTCCACTTTAAATGACAATTTGGAACTTCTTGATAGAATTTGTCCCGAATCTGAAATACATTCAAAGTTGGCTCAAGAAATAAATGACTGCCTTAGCGGTAAATATTATACCGAGAAACTGCTGGACAGCGCTGTATCCATGAAAGCTACTTCGGTGAACCTCTGGTACCGCACTGTATCTCCCGTTTTCATTGAAAAAGCTCATGCTCGGAAACTTGCAGTTTTCGTATACACCGCCAACCAACCAGAAGAATGGATCGCTCTTAGCGATATGAAGGTAGATGGTATTTTCACTGATTATTATGCGAAGGCCGCCCGTACACTGGCGGATTACAAAATTTAA
- a CDS encoding methyl-accepting chemotaxis protein yields the protein MKSSNIFGLTGKFLGLTIAMIVLFLTLGYLGYSGKTELIWPVTSAAVAFVLFFFALLIRKVAKPLTEVAKVVARVRADDLQARFDESSADIDALGYNLNRFLDKTVADIYWYQSLLDSIPWPISVTDMDMNWTFINKAAMDVTGSTRQEVVGKQCSNWGADICKTERCGIECLRRGEDTSFFTQPGLNMDFQVNTAFLTDQNDEKVGHIEIVQDITEANKMKRKAEQALKDGMLLAADKLGTIVENITSASEELSSQVEESSRGADLQRELAAETATAMEEMNSTVLEVARNAGDAASNADVTRSNAEEGAEVVDKVIQTISEINQRVQEMQENVNGLGEQAEGIGQIMNVITDIADQTNLLALNAAIEAARAGEAGRGFAVVADEVRKLAEKTMDATKDVGDSISAIQGGTKNSIENMQRVVEVVNQSTGLAQKSGEALDGILSLAEGTSDQINAIATASEQQASTSEEIAQHTEKISNISSETSVTMSQATEAITDLAKQAGDLQRLIEELREA from the coding sequence ATGAAATCGTCGAACATTTTTGGTCTAACCGGAAAATTTCTGGGATTAACTATCGCGATGATAGTTCTCTTCTTAACCTTAGGCTATTTAGGCTATTCAGGGAAAACAGAATTAATTTGGCCTGTCACATCGGCTGCAGTAGCCTTTGTGCTGTTTTTCTTTGCGCTGTTAATAAGAAAGGTGGCCAAGCCGCTAACTGAAGTAGCAAAAGTTGTTGCTCGTGTAAGAGCAGATGATTTACAAGCCCGTTTTGATGAGTCCTCTGCAGATATAGATGCCTTGGGCTATAATTTAAACCGATTTTTAGACAAAACAGTTGCCGATATCTATTGGTATCAAAGTTTGCTCGATTCAATTCCGTGGCCTATTTCTGTTACAGATATGGATATGAATTGGACATTTATAAATAAGGCAGCAATGGATGTGACGGGGTCGACCAGGCAAGAGGTGGTAGGTAAGCAATGCAGTAATTGGGGGGCAGATATTTGTAAAACTGAGCGTTGCGGAATTGAATGCTTAAGACGAGGTGAGGATACTTCCTTCTTCACTCAACCTGGGCTCAACATGGATTTTCAGGTTAATACCGCATTTTTAACTGATCAAAACGATGAAAAAGTAGGTCATATTGAAATTGTTCAGGATATTACTGAAGCCAACAAAATGAAGAGAAAAGCCGAGCAAGCTTTAAAAGATGGCATGCTTCTGGCCGCAGACAAGCTTGGAACTATTGTTGAGAATATTACTTCCGCTTCTGAAGAATTATCAAGTCAGGTAGAAGAATCCAGTCGTGGCGCTGATCTTCAGCGTGAACTTGCAGCTGAAACAGCAACCGCGATGGAAGAAATGAACAGCACCGTTTTAGAGGTCGCTCGCAATGCCGGGGATGCGGCCTCAAACGCAGATGTTACCCGCTCAAATGCTGAAGAAGGAGCCGAAGTTGTAGATAAGGTCATTCAAACCATATCTGAAATCAACCAGCGGGTTCAGGAAATGCAGGAAAATGTAAATGGACTCGGAGAGCAGGCTGAAGGTATTGGGCAAATTATGAATGTCATTACAGATATTGCTGACCAGACTAATTTGTTGGCACTTAATGCAGCTATCGAGGCTGCGAGAGCTGGGGAAGCTGGTAGGGGATTTGCCGTTGTCGCAGATGAAGTTCGCAAGCTGGCTGAAAAGACAATGGATGCCACGAAGGATGTTGGTGACTCAATTTCTGCTATTCAGGGTGGAACAAAGAACAGTATTGAAAATATGCAAAGAGTTGTTGAAGTTGTAAATCAGAGTACTGGATTGGCTCAAAAATCAGGCGAAGCCCTTGATGGAATTTTAAGCCTCGCAGAAGGTACTTCAGATCAGATTAATGCCATTGCCACCGCCTCTGAACAGCAGGCTTCTACTTCAGAAGAGATTGCACAGCATACTGAGAAGATAAGCAATATTTCGTCCGAAACAAGTGTTACAATGAGTCAGGCAACAGAAGCTATCACAGATTTAGCCAAACAGGCTGGAGATTTACAAAGGTTGATAGAAGAATTGAGGGAAGCTTAA
- a CDS encoding NAD-dependent succinate-semialdehyde dehydrogenase, which yields MSIQSVNPATGEVAASFEAYSDEKVQSILNDVAGEWLIWKGKAFAERAGLLKKAAELLRSRSSKLTELMALEMGKPISQGEGEANKCALVCDYYADKGEEMLAPTPVEGAGRKAYITYEPLGTVLTVMPWNFPFWQVLRIAAPSLMAGNAVVLKHASNVPQCALAIEEIFKDAGFPENIFRTLLIGARQVESVLDHESVFAVSLTGSEFAGQKVASAAGARLKKSVMELGGSDPFIVLDDADLDEAVKIATLSRYGNAGQTCIAAKRFIVMDGVYDEFISRFADSMDALKVGDPLDRNTDMGPMSSGKLRQELQEQVDRCLAAGGKVLRGGSIPEGIGYYYPPTLVTDILPDADICQEELFGPVAMVFRVSSVDEAVSVANSTPFGLGGSIWSKDENMAEKVAARIRTGCVFINSLVRSDVNLPFGGIGLSGYGRELGTYGIREFVNVKPICIG from the coding sequence ATGAGTATTCAAAGCGTCAACCCGGCCACAGGAGAAGTGGCTGCTTCATTTGAAGCTTATTCTGATGAGAAAGTTCAGTCTATTCTGAATGACGTAGCCGGTGAATGGTTAATCTGGAAAGGTAAAGCCTTTGCAGAACGGGCCGGGCTGTTGAAGAAAGCGGCAGAGCTTTTGCGCAGTCGCAGCTCAAAACTGACTGAGTTAATGGCATTGGAGATGGGTAAGCCGATCTCGCAGGGAGAAGGGGAAGCCAACAAATGTGCCCTGGTCTGTGACTATTATGCAGATAAGGGAGAAGAAATGTTGGCTCCTACCCCGGTAGAGGGGGCTGGACGCAAAGCCTATATTACTTATGAGCCTCTGGGGACGGTGCTCACAGTAATGCCTTGGAATTTTCCTTTCTGGCAGGTGCTTAGAATTGCAGCTCCTTCTCTTATGGCAGGTAATGCCGTCGTCCTGAAACATGCCTCCAATGTCCCCCAATGCGCATTGGCAATAGAAGAAATTTTCAAGGACGCTGGGTTTCCTGAAAATATTTTCCGTACACTTTTGATCGGTGCGCGGCAGGTTGAATCTGTGCTGGATCACGAATCAGTTTTTGCAGTCAGTTTGACCGGCAGTGAATTTGCCGGACAGAAAGTCGCCTCCGCGGCAGGAGCAAGGCTTAAGAAATCCGTAATGGAACTTGGCGGCAGTGATCCCTTCATTGTGCTCGATGATGCTGATCTGGATGAAGCGGTTAAGATTGCTACTCTTTCCAGATACGGAAATGCCGGTCAGACCTGCATCGCTGCTAAGCGGTTTATTGTCATGGACGGGGTATATGATGAATTTATCTCACGTTTTGCAGACAGTATGGATGCGTTGAAAGTCGGCGATCCGTTAGACCGGAACACTGATATGGGCCCCATGTCCTCAGGAAAATTGCGGCAGGAGCTTCAGGAGCAGGTGGATAGATGTCTGGCAGCCGGTGGTAAAGTTCTGCGTGGCGGCAGCATCCCGGAAGGGATTGGCTATTATTATCCTCCGACTCTTGTTACCGACATTCTCCCGGATGCGGATATTTGTCAGGAGGAATTATTTGGTCCGGTAGCGATGGTTTTTCGTGTATCGTCAGTTGACGAGGCTGTTTCTGTTGCCAATAGTACTCCATTTGGTCTTGGCGGTTCCATCTGGTCTAAAGACGAAAATATGGCTGAAAAAGTCGCGGCCCGTATCAGAACCGGCTGTGTTTTTATAAATAGCCTCGTGCGTAGCGACGTTAATCTGCCTTTCGGCGGCATTGGCCTTTCGGGGTATGGTCGTGAACTTGGGACTTATGGAATTCGAGAGTTTGTCAATGTTAAACCTATTTGTATCGGGTAA
- the gabT gene encoding 4-aminobutyrate--2-oxoglutarate transaminase: MSNSEDLLKRRNKAVPQGVGNLGPIFAERAENSIITDVEGEEYIDFVGGIGVNNVGHCNEKVVAAIKEQAEKLVHSCFHIAMYEPYIALAEKLIEISPGDSDKKAVLLNSGAEAVENAVKIARLASGKSGIVVYEGGFHGRTLLTMSMTSKVKPYKYKFGPYAPEVYRIPYPYCYRCPYGKEYPSCDTFCADQFSHWFIGNAAPENLAALVAEPVAGEGGFLTPPPEYFPKIKEICAKNDIFFIADEIQSGGGRTGKMCAIEHFGVEPDLMTMAKSIGGGMPISAVVGKTEIMDAVHPGGLGGTYGGNPVSCAAALAALESLESDGVLEEGVVLGEKLKNTFLEWQEKYPIIGDVRGLGAMIAIELVSDRENKTPAADIAKKIVGDVFKKKLLLLACGNYGNVLRVLVPLTVDETTLEKGLTILEEALAENC, from the coding sequence ATGAGTAATTCAGAAGATCTGCTTAAAAGAAGAAACAAGGCCGTGCCTCAGGGTGTAGGAAATCTGGGACCGATCTTTGCCGAGCGTGCCGAAAACTCAATAATCACAGATGTAGAAGGTGAGGAGTACATTGATTTTGTAGGCGGAATCGGTGTTAATAATGTCGGCCATTGTAATGAAAAGGTCGTTGCCGCTATCAAGGAACAGGCGGAAAAGCTTGTTCATTCCTGTTTTCATATTGCCATGTATGAGCCGTATATAGCTTTGGCTGAAAAGCTGATTGAAATTTCCCCCGGCGATTCCGATAAAAAGGCAGTCCTGCTGAATAGTGGGGCTGAAGCTGTGGAGAATGCGGTAAAAATAGCACGGCTGGCCAGTGGCAAGAGCGGGATTGTTGTTTATGAGGGCGGTTTTCACGGACGCACCCTGTTGACCATGAGTATGACCAGCAAGGTCAAACCTTATAAATACAAGTTCGGACCTTACGCTCCTGAAGTCTACAGAATACCGTATCCTTACTGTTACCGTTGTCCTTACGGTAAAGAATATCCTTCATGTGACACTTTTTGTGCTGATCAGTTCAGTCACTGGTTTATCGGTAACGCAGCCCCAGAAAATCTGGCTGCTCTGGTAGCCGAACCCGTGGCCGGTGAAGGAGGCTTTCTCACTCCTCCCCCAGAATATTTCCCTAAAATCAAAGAAATATGTGCTAAAAATGATATCTTTTTTATAGCTGATGAGATTCAGTCCGGTGGCGGACGTACCGGAAAGATGTGTGCTATAGAGCATTTTGGAGTAGAGCCGGATTTGATGACCATGGCCAAAAGTATTGGCGGCGGCATGCCTATTTCCGCTGTGGTTGGTAAAACAGAGATAATGGATGCCGTACATCCCGGCGGTCTGGGTGGAACTTACGGAGGTAACCCTGTCTCTTGCGCCGCTGCCCTTGCAGCCCTTGAGTCGCTTGAAAGCGATGGTGTGCTTGAGGAAGGTGTTGTTCTCGGTGAAAAGCTCAAAAATACTTTTTTGGAATGGCAGGAAAAGTACCCGATTATAGGAGATGTCCGCGGACTTGGTGCTATGATCGCCATTGAACTTGTTTCAGACAGGGAAAATAAAACCCCTGCCGCTGATATTGCCAAGAAAATTGTAGGCGATGTGTTTAAGAAAAAACTATTGCTGCTCGCCTGTGGAAATTATGGCAATGTGCTCCGGGTTCTTGTTCCGCTCACGGTTGATGAAACTACCCTTGAAAAGGGCCTGACAATTCTTGAAGAAGCCCTGGCGGAAAACTGTTAA
- a CDS encoding sigma 54-interacting transcriptional regulator: MNNVALDFLKRYDRATTIGIDVAEILPIAAPFIRKGMASDEFTKGEGRIVGKGRELFFEITPLMMNGPFEGAVISLQKPSRFEELAVELSSFQEMATTLQAIFDSSSDGIWVTNGDGIVTQINRASEKLNGIKAENIVGKSIDRIVKSGLMDVSVSQEVMEKQQKSSILQNIARTERQLLCTGTPVFDGDGRLSMVVVNERDVTELLDLREHLKDAREITEKARKEITNLNMTELGHGAYVAESRSIKRLLDSALKLAQLEVSGILLLGESGTGKSMLAKLLHQHSPRSAGPFLAVNCAAVPEQLFEAELFGYEKGAFTGARESGKAGLLALADGGTFFLDEVGEMPLAVQAKLLKCIDEKEFIPLGGTIPKKINCIIIAATNKDLEKQVSERLFRKDLFYRLNVFTLTIPPLRDRVEDIFALATLFLNKYNERYGKSKSLSPTSLRILQNYSFPGNIRELDSLIKKGVAVAEGELLDSYLMQDLHGKDQGEPLSTTGLSLAEALDKVEREMFIEAQKVCPTTRDIARYLKVSQPTVVRKLKKHGLSSR; the protein is encoded by the coding sequence ATGAATAATGTGGCCTTGGATTTTTTGAAGCGCTACGACCGCGCAACAACAATCGGTATTGATGTTGCGGAAATATTACCCATTGCCGCACCGTTTATACGAAAGGGCATGGCTTCAGACGAGTTCACAAAGGGCGAAGGTAGGATTGTCGGGAAAGGGAGGGAGCTGTTCTTTGAAATTACTCCTTTAATGATGAACGGGCCGTTTGAAGGAGCTGTAATAAGTCTTCAGAAACCCTCGCGCTTTGAAGAGCTGGCCGTTGAATTGAGTTCCTTTCAGGAAATGGCTACCACCTTGCAGGCTATATTTGATTCCTCAAGTGACGGCATCTGGGTGACCAATGGAGATGGCATCGTCACCCAGATTAACCGGGCCTCTGAGAAGTTGAACGGTATAAAGGCGGAGAATATTGTAGGCAAAAGTATTGACCGGATTGTCAAGAGCGGACTTATGGATGTTTCAGTCTCTCAGGAAGTTATGGAGAAGCAGCAAAAGTCCAGTATACTGCAAAATATTGCCAGAACTGAAAGGCAGCTTCTTTGCACCGGAACTCCCGTCTTTGACGGTGATGGCAGACTTTCCATGGTTGTGGTTAACGAACGGGATGTGACAGAACTTCTTGATTTGCGCGAACACCTGAAGGATGCCAGAGAGATAACCGAAAAAGCGCGCAAGGAAATAACCAATCTCAATATGACTGAGCTGGGGCATGGTGCCTACGTGGCCGAAAGCAGATCTATCAAGAGGTTGCTGGACAGTGCGCTGAAACTGGCTCAGTTGGAGGTTTCCGGGATACTGCTTCTCGGCGAGTCCGGCACGGGAAAATCCATGCTTGCTAAATTGCTGCATCAGCACAGCCCACGGTCTGCGGGGCCGTTTCTCGCAGTTAACTGCGCGGCTGTACCGGAGCAGCTTTTTGAAGCTGAGTTATTCGGATATGAGAAAGGAGCTTTTACCGGAGCCAGAGAAAGCGGCAAGGCCGGGCTGCTGGCGCTTGCCGATGGTGGTACCTTCTTCCTTGATGAAGTGGGCGAAATGCCCCTTGCGGTACAGGCCAAGCTTTTGAAATGTATTGATGAAAAAGAATTTATTCCCCTTGGCGGAACAATTCCGAAAAAGATCAATTGTATAATTATTGCCGCCACCAACAAGGATCTGGAAAAGCAGGTCAGTGAGCGGTTGTTCCGTAAAGATCTCTTTTACCGCCTTAATGTTTTTACTCTGACGATTCCGCCGTTGCGTGACAGGGTAGAAGATATTTTTGCTTTGGCGACTTTATTTCTTAACAAGTATAATGAGCGGTATGGTAAATCCAAGTCACTTTCCCCCACCAGTTTGAGAATACTGCAGAACTATTCCTTTCCCGGTAATATCAGAGAACTGGACAGCCTGATCAAAAAAGGCGTGGCCGTGGCAGAAGGAGAATTATTGGATAGTTACCTTATGCAGGATCTTCATGGTAAAGATCAGGGGGAACCTTTATCTACTACAGGGCTTTCTCTGGCTGAAGCTCTTGATAAAGTAGAGAGGGAAATGTTTATTGAGGCTCAAAAAGTCTGCCCGACAACAAGAGACATAGCCCGCTACCTGAAAGTCAGCCAGCCGACTGTTGTTCGCAAGCTTAAAAAACACGGATTGAGCAGTCGTTAA